In Podospora pseudopauciseta strain CBS 411.78 chromosome 3, whole genome shotgun sequence, one genomic interval encodes:
- a CDS encoding hypothetical protein (COG:S; EggNog:ENOG503NZ3F), whose translation MNNTAATVRISGPPNSSFLVGYPGISATLPRIVGKVEIRPGAGYTAPVQISMVRICLQRRETIHPAAENMARRHLGTPRRETVDLVGKEVLLFRCVSGKEAESVIAMDLPFQIFIPFGRGGEEVNRRIPPASIQLASRIAETYYELVVTVQQGSSMQNRYAFPIPLQRYDTLSTFGMYNRPESKVVTADNIVTLGISLPKWSYGPLDPITVYIKLAPNPDWLNKARKVTIQKITLAIEEEITFNPEGDEPTKKVSKIAKHTQQVGTKIPETGYVTNLGLVFPARDLRDSEGIVKRGKPGFPLYEVTSFTTTSILYKIEFFLTIKAHLTSARDITLRQPIVICPMDQQACKEEMDAIEQAAKDASHVDPNNPKLPDRTIILAHDREAIRYLGLCEVGGMKKMLIE comes from the exons ATGAATAATACAGCTGCGACTGTGAGGATATCCGGGCCTCCAAACAGTAGCTTTCTGGTCGGCTACCCGGGCATCTCGGCGACACTG CCCAGGATAGTAGGCAAAGTCGAAATTCGGCCGGGTGCAGGCTATACAGCGCCAGTGCAAATATCCATGGTTCGCATATGCTTACAGCGACGAGAAACGATACATCCAGCGGCGGAAAACATGGCGCGGAGGCATCTGGGCACCCCGAGACGAGAGACGGTCGATTTAGTAGGGAAGGAAGTGCTGCTGTTCCGGTGCGTGTCGGGAAAAGAGGCCGAGAGCGTGATTGCGATGGATCTGCCGTTCCAAATATTCATCCCTTTCGGACGGGGCGGCGAAGAAGTAAACCGCCGCATTCCTCCAGCAAGCATCCAACTAGCCAGCCGAATCGCCGAAACCTACTATGAGCTGGTGGTCACAGTCCAACAAGGCTCGAGCATGCAAAACCGATACGCGTTCCCAATACCTCTTCAACGATACGACACCCTCTCCACATTCGGCATGTACAACCGCCCAGAAAGCAAGGTGGTGACGGCGGACAACATTGTGACGTTGGGGATTTCGCTGCCAAAGTGGAGTTATGGGCCATTAGATCCCATAACGGTGTACATTAAGCTCGCGCCAAATCCAGACTGGCTGAACAAGGCGCGGAAGGTGACGATACAAAAGATTACGCTGGCcatcgaggaggagatcacGTTCAACCCGGAAGGAGACGAGCCAACGAAGAAGGTCAGCAAAATCGCCAAACACACGCAGCAGGTAGGGACCAAGATCCCGGAAACTGGATATGTTACCAACTTGGGGCTCGTGTTTCCTGCGCGAGACCTTAGGGATTCGGAGGGTATTGTGAAGAGGGGCAAGCCGGGATTTCCGCTATATGAGGTCACCAGCTTTACGACGACGTCGATACTGTACAAAATTGAATTCTTTTTGACGATCAAG GCACATCTAACATCTGCCCGCGATATCACATTACGGCAACCAATTGTGATTTGTCCAATGGACCAACAGGCTTGCAAAGAGGAAATGGATGCTATTGAGCAAGCAGCGAAAGATGCCTCACATGTTGACCCAAATAACCCAAAGTTGCCGGATCGAACGATCATCTTGGCACACGATAGGGAGGCCATTCGGTACCTGGGGCTGTGCGAAGTTGgagggatgaagaagatgctgATCGAATAA
- the CYP10 gene encoding Peptidyl-prolyl cis-trans isomerase cyp10 (EggNog:ENOG503P1VH; COG:O) — protein MSVTLHTTLGDLKIEVFCEAVPKTAENFLALCASNYYINSPLHRIIPSFMFQTGAPAVPSPPDNPKGGRSIYGITFEDEIRPTLKHHERGVVSMANKGPNTNGSQFFICFAPAPHLDGLNTVFGKLIGDESLATLAKIEQLEVDKKGRPVKKDGEETPRIERVTLHANPLAK, from the exons ATGTCAGTAACGCTCCACACGACTCTTGGGGACCTCAAAATTGAGGTGTTTTGCGAGGCCGTCCCCAAGACTGCAGAG aacttcctcgccctctgcgCCTCGAACTATTACATCAACTCTCCCCTCCACCGAATAATTCCGTCCTTCATGTTCCAGACCGGCGCGCCCGCTGTTCCATCACCTCCAGATAACCCGAAAGGCGGCCGATCGATATACGGGATAACCTTCGAAGACGAGATCCGACCAACACTTAAACACCACGAAAGAGGAGTCGTGAGTATGGCGAATAAAGGGCCTAACACCAACGGCAGTCAATTCTTCATATGTTTCGCCCCCGCGCCACATTTGGACGGGTTGAACACGGTGTTTGGGAAGCTGATTGGAGACGAGAGTCTGGCTACTTTGGCCAAGATTGAACAGCTGGAGGTCGACAAGAAGGGCAGACCGGTCAAGAAGGACGGAGAAGAGACACCGAGGATTGAGAGAGTAACGTTACATGCGAACCCACTGGCCAAGTGA
- the SEN54 gene encoding tRNA-splicing endonuclease subunit sen54 (EggNog:ENOG503NYW2; BUSCO:EOG09263AZP; COG:J), with product MALDDDDNPALAAPPPTANTTTATPDAPAEETAEDLLEDEGAAAQDFRVFASLFKKNTHISAQTIRKGEKDFESHGTQLQADTLEQSRAAMQEVLSYTRIHSGANLVRGWYFPGWWADYEEGEEWQDSKAEDGKKERKPFGHIRDRVVILEGSSTSTQNLGRAVTGQAKDRPGRGKDWLLPEEALYLVERGSLDLWWPTKEFGEIFPPPPAAPVEGEAPQAENTDVDPSTQPTGASEDEEDEYADGFPLSLQAAYALLIGLDGTRGKISLQKFQVYSNLKRCGYNVLRAPPNPPNPNQSSYRLNITIKNFFSSLLPSFTPSPPKSGPLLKPGLYRSYNQIFSQLSLIERHIPSPVLPFPLPSIAPYEIHFLVWKSSQKWTKLRHPSPDFYLSVVDAQESEVPQMEEILGLLEQTPWAPPKREWEGNHGRLYARLKNGWRNVLMAVVDHGVINYMRWGEGGFGQERIYERFDGRNGSYRGGKRGGRNQGRGGRGGRGGGRGRGRGRGRGG from the coding sequence ATGgccctcgacgacgacgataaCCCCGCCCTTgcggcccctcctcccacagcAAACACAACCACCGCGACCCCAGACGCCCCAGCTGAAGAAACCGCTGAAGACCTCCTCGAAGACGAAGGCGCTGCAGCACAAGACTTCCGTGTCTTTGCCAGTTTATTCAAAAAGAACACACATATTTCCGCGCAGACAATTCGCAAGGGCGAGAAAGACTTCGAGTCCCATGGCACACAACTCCAGGCCGACACCCTCGAGCAGAGTAGAGCTGCTATGCAGGAGGTTCTGAGTTATACTCGCATTCACAGTGGCGCCAATCTTGTACGTGGTTGGTATTTCCCAGGTTGGTGGGCGGACtatgaggagggtgaggaatGGCAGGATTCAAAAGCGGAagatgggaagaaggaaaggaaGCCTTTTGGGCACATCAGGGACAGAGTTGTAATTTTGGAGGGGTCCAGCACGTCTACGCAGAACCTGGGGAGGGCAGTGACGGGACAGGCGAAGGATAGGccagggagggggaaggattGGTTGCTTCCCGAGGAAGCGCTCTATCTGGTAGAGAGAGGGTCCTTGGATCTGTGGTGGCCCACAAAAGAGTTTGGTGAGATtttccctccacctcctgccGCCCCTGTCGAAGGGGAAGCTCCCCAAGCCGAGAACACCGATGTCGACCCATCAACCCAACCGACGGGCGCCagcgaagacgaagaagacgaatACGCCGACGgcttccccctctccctccaagcAGCCTAcgccctcctcatcggcCTGGACGGCACCCGCGGGAAGATCTCGCTCCAAAAATTTCAGGTCTACTCCAATCTCAAACGCTGCGGCTACAACGTCCTCCGCGCTCCTCCTAACCCTCCTAACCCGAATCAGTCCTCCTACCGTCTCAACATCACAATCAAAaacttcttttcctccctcctcccctctttcaccccatcaccgcccaAATCCGGTCCCTTGCTCAAACCAGGCCTCTACCGCTCCTACAACCAAATCTTTTCTCAGCTCTCCCTCATAGAAAGGcacatcccctcccccgtcctCCCTTTTCCTCTCCCATCGATAGCACCATATGAGATTCACTTTCTGGTGTGGAAGTCCTCCCAAAAATGGACAAAACTGAGGCATCCAAGCCCGGACTTTTATCTGAGTGTGGTGGATGCTCAGGAGAGCGAGGTGCCGCAGATGGAGGAGATACTTGGGTTGTTGGAGCAGACGCCTTGGGCGCCGCCGAagagggagtgggaggggaaTCATGGGAGGTTGTATGCTAGGTTGAAGAATGGGTGGAGGAATGttttgatggcggtggtggatcaTGGGGTTATTAATTATATGAggtggggagaaggggggtttgggcAGGAGAGGATTTATGAGAGGTTTGATGGGAGGAATGGGAGTTATAGGGGtgggaagagaggggggaggaatCAAGGAcggggcgggaggggtgggagaggtggtgggagaggcagggggagggggagggggagggggggatag